Proteins from a genomic interval of Cupriavidus sp. WKF15:
- a CDS encoding FUSC family protein — MPASGTSTRARPPASRTGGAACALAAAWAARPDLAPWIHSLKVFGAAMLALYAALALGLPRPYWALATVYLVSSPLAGATYAKGTYRVAGTLLGALCAVALVPLLIDEPVLLMAAIACWTGTLLYLSLLEPAPRNYICLLAAYTLPIVALPTVTVPGTVFAVALARIEEIVIGIVCASVVSAVVFPVRTRPALAARASTWLSHASRWIQDMLGAGVSPARRHDSFSVLAADIVAMETQLAQLAYETDGAPALRHARALHQRMAALLPRVLALADAVAALRQSQEGLPDAVAQRLGATVAWIGGAPGASRPLSVCRPASSTPPATAGWHARLVAAASEYLDELDDLWQDCRLLQASLQPGGAEPAVLRYRVEPAGQDRHHDHARLLFRAMTAGTATLVAGLLWMASGWVDGAGPVGLAALASCFIATADQPRLMARRVVVWSVACALLAWYYQFVVLVLAHDFSSLALLLFWPYLVIGALTTQSRYALFGVLLAVTSASFAGMPQFSAAHFADIFNSSLASLAALCFSALWAALMQPFGRQLVAYRLARANWRDIALVAHPRAPVNSARLRGRMLDRLLRQWPPVAGRHRTGGSVAAFLVESAALVLRRGCVDLPAARRRAVERALAGVARYYRHCSHAGHEVAPPPALAARLDAAWTALAEPSGSYPRAALAALASVRLALYPPRAPTDGESHARH, encoded by the coding sequence ATGCCAGCATCCGGCACTTCCACCCGCGCCAGGCCGCCAGCCAGCCGTACCGGCGGCGCGGCTTGCGCCCTGGCGGCGGCCTGGGCCGCGCGGCCGGACCTGGCACCGTGGATCCATTCGCTCAAGGTGTTCGGCGCCGCAATGCTCGCGCTGTACGCGGCCCTGGCGCTTGGGCTGCCGCGGCCGTACTGGGCCCTGGCCACGGTGTACCTGGTATCCAGCCCGCTGGCCGGGGCCACCTACGCCAAGGGCACCTACCGCGTGGCCGGCACGCTGCTCGGCGCCTTGTGCGCGGTGGCGCTGGTGCCGCTGCTGATCGACGAGCCCGTGCTGCTGATGGCGGCCATTGCCTGCTGGACCGGTACACTGCTCTACCTGTCCCTGCTGGAGCCGGCACCGCGCAACTACATCTGCCTGCTGGCCGCGTACACGCTGCCGATCGTGGCGCTGCCCACGGTCACCGTGCCCGGGACTGTGTTTGCGGTCGCGCTGGCCCGTATCGAGGAAATCGTGATCGGCATTGTCTGCGCCAGCGTGGTCAGCGCCGTGGTGTTTCCCGTCCGCACGCGGCCCGCGCTGGCGGCGCGTGCGTCCACGTGGCTGTCGCACGCTTCCCGCTGGATCCAGGACATGCTCGGCGCCGGCGTGAGCCCGGCGCGCCGCCATGACAGCTTCAGCGTGCTGGCCGCCGACATCGTCGCGATGGAAACCCAGCTTGCACAACTCGCCTATGAAACCGATGGCGCACCAGCGCTGCGGCATGCCCGCGCGCTGCACCAGCGGATGGCCGCGCTGCTGCCGCGCGTGCTGGCGCTGGCCGATGCCGTCGCCGCGCTGCGTCAGTCGCAGGAAGGCCTGCCCGATGCGGTAGCACAGCGTCTGGGCGCTACCGTGGCGTGGATTGGCGGCGCGCCCGGCGCCAGCCGCCCGCTGAGCGTTTGCCGCCCGGCCAGTTCGACGCCGCCCGCCACGGCGGGCTGGCATGCGCGGCTGGTGGCAGCCGCCAGCGAGTATCTCGACGAACTGGACGACCTGTGGCAGGACTGCCGCCTGTTGCAGGCCAGCCTGCAACCGGGCGGCGCCGAGCCCGCCGTGCTCCGCTATCGCGTCGAGCCCGCGGGACAGGACCGGCACCACGACCACGCGCGGCTCCTGTTTCGCGCCATGACCGCGGGCACGGCGACGCTGGTCGCCGGCCTGCTGTGGATGGCGTCGGGCTGGGTGGACGGCGCCGGCCCCGTCGGGCTGGCGGCGCTGGCAAGCTGCTTCATCGCCACCGCCGACCAGCCGCGGCTGATGGCCAGGCGCGTGGTGGTGTGGAGCGTGGCCTGTGCGCTGCTGGCCTGGTACTACCAGTTCGTCGTGCTGGTGCTGGCCCATGACTTCAGTTCGCTGGCGCTGCTGCTGTTCTGGCCCTACCTCGTCATCGGGGCGCTGACGACGCAATCGCGCTACGCGCTGTTCGGCGTGCTGCTTGCGGTCACGTCGGCGTCGTTCGCCGGCATGCCGCAGTTCAGTGCCGCGCACTTTGCCGACATCTTCAACAGCAGCCTGGCCAGCCTGGCGGCGCTGTGCTTCTCCGCACTATGGGCCGCGCTGATGCAGCCATTCGGCCGCCAGCTCGTGGCTTACCGGCTGGCCCGTGCCAACTGGCGCGACATCGCGCTGGTGGCCCACCCGCGCGCGCCGGTCAACAGTGCGCGGCTGCGCGGCCGCATGCTCGACCGCCTGTTGCGGCAGTGGCCGCCGGTGGCCGGGCGGCATCGCACCGGCGGCAGCGTCGCGGCGTTCCTGGTCGAATCCGCCGCCCTCGTCCTGCGGCGCGGCTGCGTGGACCTGCCTGCCGCGCGCCGCCGCGCCGTCGAGCGGGCGCTGGCCGGCGTTGCCCGCTACTACCGCCACTGCTCGCATGCCGGCCACGAAGTCGCGCCGCCGCCCGCGCTGGCCGCCAGGCTCGACGCGGCCTGGACTGCGCTCGCCGAGCCGTCGGGCAGCTACCCGCGCGCCGCGCTGGCAGCACTCGCCAGCGTGCGCCTGGCACTGTATCCGCCCCGTGCCCCGACCGATGGAGAGTCCCATGCACGCCACTGA
- a CDS encoding DUF2474 domain-containing protein encodes MARIMKSPLASRLGWLLALWAAGVGTVFVFACLMRLLMRAAGLSS; translated from the coding sequence ATGGCCAGGATCATGAAATCGCCGCTGGCGAGCCGCCTGGGCTGGCTGCTGGCGCTCTGGGCGGCGGGCGTCGGCACGGTCTTCGTCTTTGCCTGCCTGATGCGGCTGCTGATGCGCGCGGCCGGTCTTTCAAGCTGA
- the cydB gene encoding cytochrome d ubiquinol oxidase subunit II, whose protein sequence is MGINLPAIWACLIFFGVMMYVIMDGFDLGVGILFPFVGDRHDRDVMMNTVAPVWDGNETWLVLGGAALLGAFPLAYSVLLSAFYLPLMLMLLGLIFRGVAFEFRFKASDRSRPYWDAAFTWGSVVAAFFQGVTLGAYIDGIAMQGTTYTGGALDWLAPFPIFTGVGVVITYAFLGVTWLIMKTEGRLQWTMLRVTNVLTGVMVAMIAAVSIWTPLTHPGIAARWFALPNVFFFLPVPLLVLGAAVGIQRSLHGRPNVAPFLYALLMVFMGYTGLAISVWPNIIPPSISIWAASSPPQSQGFALVGTLFIVPIILAYTSWSYYVFRGKVRRGEGYH, encoded by the coding sequence ATGGGTATCAACCTTCCTGCCATCTGGGCCTGCCTGATCTTCTTCGGCGTGATGATGTACGTCATCATGGACGGATTCGACCTGGGCGTCGGCATCCTGTTTCCGTTCGTCGGCGATCGCCATGACCGCGACGTGATGATGAACACCGTCGCGCCGGTCTGGGACGGCAACGAAACCTGGCTGGTGCTTGGTGGCGCGGCGCTGCTCGGCGCCTTTCCGCTGGCCTATTCGGTGCTCCTCAGCGCGTTCTACCTGCCGCTGATGCTGATGCTGCTGGGCCTGATCTTCCGTGGCGTGGCGTTCGAGTTCCGCTTCAAGGCCAGCGACCGCAGCCGCCCGTACTGGGACGCCGCCTTCACGTGGGGCTCGGTCGTCGCGGCGTTCTTCCAGGGTGTGACGCTTGGCGCCTATATTGATGGCATTGCCATGCAGGGCACGACCTACACCGGCGGCGCGCTCGACTGGCTGGCACCGTTCCCGATCTTCACCGGCGTCGGGGTCGTCATTACCTACGCCTTCCTCGGTGTCACCTGGCTCATCATGAAGACGGAGGGCCGGCTGCAATGGACCATGCTGCGCGTGACCAACGTGCTGACCGGCGTGATGGTGGCGATGATCGCCGCGGTGAGCATCTGGACGCCGCTGACGCACCCCGGGATCGCCGCGCGCTGGTTTGCGCTGCCCAATGTGTTCTTCTTCCTGCCCGTGCCGCTGCTGGTACTGGGCGCGGCCGTCGGCATCCAGCGCTCGCTGCACGGGCGCCCGAACGTCGCCCCGTTCCTGTACGCGCTGCTGATGGTCTTCATGGGCTACACCGGCCTGGCGATCAGCGTGTGGCCCAACATCATCCCGCCGTCGATCTCGATCTGGGCCGCATCGTCGCCGCCGCAGAGCCAGGGCTTCGCGCTGGTCGGCACCCTGTTCATCGTGCCCATCATCCTGGCGTACACGTCGTGGTCCTACTACGTGTTCCGCGGCAAGGTCCGTCGCGGCGAGGGGTACCACTGA
- a CDS encoding cytochrome ubiquinol oxidase subunit I: protein MHGLTALELARIQFGFTVSFHILFPAITIGLACFLGFLEARWLLTKDTVYRTLYQFWVKIFALNFGMGVVSGLVMAYEFGTNWSFFSQFAGGVTGPLLTYEVLTAFFLEAGFLGVMLFGWNRVGPGLHFFSTVMVALGTMISSTWILASNSWMHTPAGYAIVAGKVVPTDWLAVIFNPSFPYRLAHMVIAALLSTALFVAAASAWQLLHGRAVPAAKKMLSLALWMVLISAPLQAVVGDAHGLNTLEYQPAKIAALEGHWNTAAKDDKNGFPLIVFGIPDMEREETRYAIEIPRLGSLILTHTLDGQIRGLKDFPKADRPNATVLFFTFRTMVGLGVLMILFGLLGWLLRRNGVVYRSRAFLRFAVLMGPAGLIALLAGWMTTEIGRQPWVVYGLLRTTDAVSAHAAAPVALSLALFVVVYFVVFGVGIRYMLKLASAGPVADTHAHGHPNPYGPGTVGTVPAAVSAASARTAMAPHGHRNS from the coding sequence ATGCATGGACTTACAGCTCTGGAACTCGCCAGAATCCAGTTCGGATTCACGGTTTCCTTTCACATACTCTTTCCCGCCATCACCATTGGCCTGGCGTGCTTCCTCGGTTTCCTGGAAGCGCGCTGGCTGCTCACGAAGGACACGGTCTACCGCACCCTCTACCAGTTCTGGGTCAAGATCTTCGCCCTGAACTTCGGCATGGGCGTCGTGTCCGGCCTGGTCATGGCCTATGAGTTCGGCACCAACTGGTCGTTCTTCTCGCAGTTCGCGGGCGGCGTGACCGGCCCCCTGCTGACCTACGAAGTGCTGACCGCGTTCTTCCTGGAGGCGGGCTTCCTCGGCGTGATGCTGTTCGGCTGGAACCGCGTCGGGCCGGGGCTGCACTTCTTCTCGACAGTGATGGTGGCGCTCGGCACCATGATCTCGTCGACGTGGATCCTGGCCTCCAACAGCTGGATGCACACGCCCGCGGGCTACGCCATCGTCGCCGGCAAGGTGGTGCCGACCGACTGGCTGGCCGTGATCTTCAATCCGTCGTTCCCGTACCGCCTCGCGCATATGGTGATTGCCGCGCTGCTGTCGACCGCCCTGTTCGTCGCCGCGGCGTCAGCCTGGCAGCTGTTGCATGGCCGCGCCGTGCCGGCCGCGAAGAAGATGCTGTCGCTGGCGCTGTGGATGGTCCTGATCTCGGCCCCGCTGCAGGCGGTGGTCGGCGACGCCCATGGCCTGAACACGCTCGAATACCAGCCCGCCAAGATCGCGGCGCTGGAGGGCCACTGGAATACCGCGGCAAAGGACGACAAGAATGGCTTTCCGCTGATCGTCTTCGGCATTCCCGACATGGAGCGCGAGGAGACGCGCTATGCGATCGAGATCCCGCGCCTGGGCAGTCTGATCCTCACGCACACCCTGGACGGCCAGATCCGCGGCCTGAAGGACTTCCCCAAGGCCGACCGGCCTAACGCCACGGTGCTGTTCTTCACGTTCCGCACCATGGTTGGCCTGGGCGTGCTGATGATCCTGTTCGGCCTGCTCGGCTGGCTGCTGCGCCGCAACGGCGTCGTGTACCGGTCGCGCGCCTTCCTGCGCTTCGCCGTGCTGATGGGGCCGGCCGGCCTGATCGCACTGCTGGCGGGCTGGATGACGACCGAGATCGGCCGCCAGCCGTGGGTGGTCTACGGCCTGCTGCGCACGACGGATGCCGTGTCGGCGCACGCGGCCGCCCCGGTCGCGCTGTCGCTGGCGCTGTTCGTGGTGGTCTATTTCGTCGTCTTCGGCGTGGGCATCCGCTACATGCTCAAGCTGGCGAGCGCCGGCCCCGTGGCCGACACGCACGCGCACGGCCATCCGAATCCCTATGGGCCCGGCACCGTCGGCACCGTTCCGGCCGCCGTCAGCGCAGCCTCCGCACGCACCGCCATGGCCCCGCACGGCCACCGCAACTCCTGA
- a CDS encoding DUF1801 domain-containing protein has translation MRNTEVQDGKSPSQLIDERIRELGDWRGEMLGRIRALIRAADPDVVEEWKWRGVPVWSHDGILCTGETYKNVVKMTFAKGASLPDPSKVFNSSLEGNTRRAIDIHEGEDVDEKALRALIQAAVALNRSKPRR, from the coding sequence ATGAGGAACACCGAGGTGCAGGACGGCAAGTCTCCTTCCCAGCTGATCGACGAGAGAATCCGCGAGCTTGGTGACTGGCGGGGCGAAATGCTGGGCCGCATCCGCGCGCTGATCCGGGCCGCGGATCCGGACGTGGTGGAAGAGTGGAAGTGGCGGGGGGTTCCGGTGTGGTCGCACGACGGCATACTGTGCACCGGAGAGACATACAAGAACGTCGTGAAGATGACCTTTGCCAAAGGGGCGTCGCTGCCCGACCCTTCGAAAGTCTTCAACTCGAGCCTGGAAGGAAATACCCGGCGCGCGATCGATATCCACGAGGGCGAGGACGTCGACGAGAAGGCGCTGCGGGCGCTGATCCAGGCCGCCGTGGCGCTGAACCGGTCGAAGCCGCGGCGCTGA
- a CDS encoding PAS domain S-box protein has translation MSASGPASPTPGPTPSPSPAPERHDIFRTLVDTISDYAIFLLDTDGTVMSWNRGAQRIEGYEAGEIIGSHFSRFYTEEAIARGWPRKELELARRHGHLEDEGWRVRKDGTRFWADDLITALHNEAGEVIGFAKITRDMTEQMKSAAKLRESDETFRLLVLNVKDYAIFMLDPHGHVVSWNAGAAQIKGYRSSEIVGRHFSAFYLPEDIAAGKPERLIQIAREHGSVQDEGWRVRKDGSLFWASVTLTAIHDEHRQLRGFAKVTRDMSERKKLEEVEASAQRMKEFLATLAHELRNPLAPMYSATSIMEREPGNEALVRANLGIVARQLRHLTRLVDDLLDVGRIAAGKLDLRRSVISIREVIAAAIEASMPELDARLQRIDMQPGNPDFHVFGDLTRLAQVLQNLLINASKFSPEGTTITLRCRVNGRIGQISIADQGCGIAREALSDVFNLFVQGSQPGTTSTGGLGIGLSLCRSIIELHEGSITASSQGIGLGSTFRVRLPVVTESHAPAPPLLAGSREGLNLLIVDDNSDAADSMGLLLQMTGHAVRVAYDGVTALRSVEDFTPDVALIDLAMPDMDGFELVRELRDYAHLHHTRFYALTGFGEPGIREEAARAGFDGHIVKPVDIDALTEILRNAGSGPAR, from the coding sequence ATGTCGGCATCCGGCCCCGCCAGCCCCACCCCCGGCCCCACCCCCAGCCCCAGCCCCGCGCCTGAACGGCACGATATCTTCCGTACGCTCGTCGATACGATTTCCGACTACGCAATCTTCCTGCTCGATACGGACGGCACGGTCATGAGCTGGAACCGCGGTGCGCAGCGCATCGAGGGATATGAGGCGGGTGAGATCATTGGCTCGCATTTCTCGCGCTTCTATACCGAGGAAGCGATCGCCCGCGGCTGGCCGCGCAAGGAACTGGAGCTGGCCAGGCGGCATGGCCACCTGGAAGACGAAGGCTGGCGCGTCCGCAAGGACGGCACCCGGTTCTGGGCCGACGACCTGATCACCGCCTTGCACAACGAAGCCGGCGAAGTCATCGGCTTTGCCAAGATCACGCGGGACATGACCGAGCAAATGAAAAGCGCGGCAAAACTGCGGGAAAGCGACGAGACGTTCCGCTTGCTGGTGCTGAACGTCAAGGACTACGCGATTTTCATGCTCGATCCGCATGGCCATGTCGTGAGCTGGAATGCCGGCGCCGCGCAGATAAAGGGCTACCGGAGCAGCGAAATCGTGGGCCGGCACTTTTCCGCGTTCTATCTGCCCGAGGATATCGCGGCCGGCAAGCCGGAACGGCTGATCCAGATAGCCCGCGAGCACGGCAGCGTGCAGGACGAAGGATGGCGTGTCCGCAAGGACGGCTCCCTGTTCTGGGCCAGTGTCACGCTCACGGCAATCCACGACGAGCATCGGCAGTTGCGCGGCTTCGCCAAGGTGACCCGCGACATGAGCGAGCGCAAGAAGCTCGAAGAGGTCGAAGCTTCCGCGCAGCGCATGAAGGAATTCCTTGCAACCCTGGCCCACGAACTGCGCAACCCGCTGGCGCCCATGTACAGCGCCACCTCCATCATGGAGCGGGAGCCCGGCAACGAGGCGCTGGTCAGGGCGAATCTCGGTATCGTGGCTCGCCAGCTCAGGCACCTCACGCGGCTCGTGGACGATCTGCTGGACGTCGGGCGCATCGCAGCCGGAAAGCTGGACCTGCGCCGGTCGGTGATCTCCATCCGCGAGGTCATCGCGGCCGCCATCGAGGCCAGCATGCCGGAACTCGACGCGAGGTTGCAGCGCATCGACATGCAGCCTGGGAACCCGGACTTCCACGTCTTCGGCGATCTCACGCGCCTGGCGCAAGTGCTGCAGAACCTCCTGATCAACGCTTCCAAGTTTTCGCCGGAAGGGACGACGATCACGCTGCGCTGCCGCGTCAATGGCCGCATCGGACAGATTTCCATTGCCGACCAGGGCTGTGGCATTGCTCGGGAAGCCCTGTCCGACGTGTTCAACCTTTTCGTGCAGGGCAGCCAGCCGGGCACGACAAGCACCGGCGGGCTCGGCATCGGATTGTCGCTTTGCCGGTCGATCATCGAACTGCACGAAGGATCGATCACAGCGTCGAGCCAGGGCATCGGCCTGGGCAGCACCTTCCGCGTCAGGCTGCCGGTCGTCACCGAGTCGCACGCCCCGGCGCCGCCCCTGCTGGCCGGTTCCCGCGAGGGACTCAACCTCCTGATCGTCGACGACAACAGCGATGCCGCCGACAGCATGGGCCTGCTGCTCCAGATGACTGGCCACGCTGTCAGGGTTGCCTACGATGGCGTCACGGCACTGCGCAGCGTGGAAGACTTCACGCCGGATGTCGCGCTCATTGACCTGGCCATGCCCGACATGGACGGCTTTGAGCTGGTGCGCGAGCTTCGCGACTATGCCCACCTGCACCACACCCGCTTCTATGCCCTGACGGGCTTTGGCGAGCCCGGGATCAGGGAAGAAGCGGCCCGGGCCGGCTTTGACGGGCATATCGTCAAGCCGGTCGATATCGACGCGCTGACCGAGATTCTGCGGAACGCCGGCAGCGGTCCTGCCAGGTGA